In Oxyura jamaicensis isolate SHBP4307 breed ruddy duck chromosome 11, BPBGC_Ojam_1.0, whole genome shotgun sequence, a genomic segment contains:
- the AGRP gene encoding agouti-related protein isoform X2, translated as MLNVLLLCYGLLQGIQAMLTSDLSHGHLQKMSAGLYGADRARYSSLLRKVKEVAAEPAGALPRPEFDQMALEVQEADGDLLQKSSVLEPQASSTALQAPGREERSPRRCVRLLESCLGHQIPCCDPCATCYCRFFNAFCYCRKISTNFPCGKN; from the exons ATGCTGaacgtgctgctgctgtgctacgggctgctgcagggcatcCAGGCCATGCTCACCTCGGACCTCAGCCACGGCCACCTGCAGAAGATGAGCGCCGGGCTGTACGGGGCAGACAGAGCCCGCTACTCCAGCCTGCTGCGGAAAGTCAAGGAGGTGGCGGCGGAGCCTGCAG GAGCTCTTCCCAGGCCGGAGTTTGATCAGATGGCTCTGGAGGTCCAAGAAGCTGATGGTGACctcctgcagaaaagcagtgtgCTGGAACCGCAG GCGTCatccacagccctgcaggctccGGGCCGAGAGGAGCGTTCTCCCCGCCGCTGTGTCCGCCTCCTGGAGTCCTGTCTGGGCCACCAGATCCCCTGCTGCGACCCCTGCGCCACCTGCTACTGCCGCTTCTTCAACGCTTTCTGCTACTGCAGGAAGATCAGCACCAATTTCCCGTGTGGCAAGAACTAG
- the AGRP gene encoding agouti-related protein isoform X1 gives MLNVLLLCYGLLQGIQAMLTSDLSHGHLQKMSAGLYGADRARYSSLLRKVKEVAAEPAGESCAPRPLLAHPGPQNRSGEPACSYCPASPYFAGALPRPEFDQMALEVQEADGDLLQKSSVLEPQASSTALQAPGREERSPRRCVRLLESCLGHQIPCCDPCATCYCRFFNAFCYCRKISTNFPCGKN, from the exons ATGCTGaacgtgctgctgctgtgctacgggctgctgcagggcatcCAGGCCATGCTCACCTCGGACCTCAGCCACGGCCACCTGCAGAAGATGAGCGCCGGGCTGTACGGGGCAGACAGAGCCCGCTACTCCAGCCTGCTGCGGAAAGTCAAGGAGGTGGCGGCGGAGCCTGCAGGTGAGTCCTGCGCTCCCCGTCCCTTGCTGGCACACCCAGGCCCCCAAAATAGAAGCGGGGAGCCCGCATGCAGCTATTGTCCAGCCTCTCCCTATTTTGCAGGAGCTCTTCCCAGGCCGGAGTTTGATCAGATGGCTCTGGAGGTCCAAGAAGCTGATGGTGACctcctgcagaaaagcagtgtgCTGGAACCGCAG GCGTCatccacagccctgcaggctccGGGCCGAGAGGAGCGTTCTCCCCGCCGCTGTGTCCGCCTCCTGGAGTCCTGTCTGGGCCACCAGATCCCCTGCTGCGACCCCTGCGCCACCTGCTACTGCCGCTTCTTCAACGCTTTCTGCTACTGCAGGAAGATCAGCACCAATTTCCCGTGTGGCAAGAACTAG